In Mytilus galloprovincialis chromosome 1, xbMytGall1.hap1.1, whole genome shotgun sequence, the following are encoded in one genomic region:
- the LOC143075238 gene encoding uncharacterized protein LOC143075238 isoform X2 has protein sequence MYVATVRKSKPERCEPLNRQMTVRILRHEYLPSLHRQKTEKLPQTRLRDEINLTLETVLKEDIKPLDSTKKQFLICMNSLHGNLKTNPFKLEMKESPIYCGDIPPWKPLDPTIPSYLVPLKVGKMEGRQLEAGYAVFPMPKEKTELSVKVYNLELRSEDRLHLCPRKTVLSVYKVFSWAIQKLNRHYTSMTFETSGTGRHSAMMDLDLKLEFRDDVPHLLLVLPEGQLVEIIPAIAVTKRGPFYITRPFENDINPNSDMRWRINYSMNEEAIMRAISTGDKLQRLNAAKLLAYICRKEWQLRYITSYHIKTVLLHESDFEIDSTPRWQRFSMDDCLKTLIRRLQDYVRRKDLPHFFDEDINLFEHIPNRAFTFMRNALDRLLREDEELARVVQRTRLPKIVY, from the exons AT GTACGTGGCAACTGTGAGGAAATCCAAACCCGAAAGATGTGAACCATTAAATAGACAGATGACAGTTCGGATACTAAGACACGAATATCTTCCGTCTCTTCATCGACAGAAAACGGAAAAACTTCCACAAACACGTCTTCGAGATGAAATTAATTTGACGCTTGAGACTGTCCTTAAAGAGGACATCAAACCTTTGGACTCTACAAAGAAACAATTTCTAATATGCATGAATTCGCTTCATGggaatttaaaaacaaacccGTTCAAACTTGAAATGAAAGAAAGTCCAATTTATTGTGGAGATATTCCACCATGGAAACCGTTAGATCCAACAATACCTTCGTATTTAGTGCCCTTAAAAGTCGGCAAAATGGAAGGAAGACAACTTGAAGCGGGATATGCAGTGTTCCCGATGCCAAAGGAGAAAACAGAACTAAGTGTAAAGGTTTATAATTTAGAGCTCAGATCAGAAGATCGACTTCATCTTTGTCCTAGAAAAACTGTTTTGTCGGTTTATAAGGTATTCTCGTGGGCAATACAGAAATTAAATCGACACTACACATCAATGACATTTGAGACTTCCGGTACAGGACGACACAGTGCGATGATGGACCTCGATTTGAAACTTGAATTTAGAGACGATGTGCCGCATTTACTTCTGGTTTTACCGGAAGGTCAACTTGTCGAAATCATTCCTGCAATAGCTGTGACTAAACGCGGTCCATTTTATATCACACGTCcatttgaaaatgatattaaTCCAAACTCGGATATGAGATGGCGGATAAATTACTCTATGAACGAAGAAGCAATAATGCGCGCCATTTCAACAGGCGATAAGCTTCAGAGATTAAATGCGGCTAAGCTGCTTGCTTACATTTGTCGGAAGGAATGGCAATTAAGATACATTACATCTTATCATATTAAAACAGTTCTTCTGCACGAGTCAGACTTTGAAATTGATTCCACTCCGCGTTGGCAGAGATTTTCAATGGATGattgtttaaaaactttaatccGGCGTCTGCAAGATTACGTAAGACGAAAGGATCTTCCACATTTTTTCGATGAAGATATTAACTTATTTGAGCATATTCCTAATCGTGCATTCACATTTATGAGAAACGCTTTAGATAGATTACTTCGAGAGGACGAGGAACTAGCCAGAGTTGTTCAAAGAACACGACTCCCAAAAATTGTATATtga
- the LOC143075238 gene encoding uncharacterized protein LOC143075238 isoform X3: MTVRILRHEYLPSLHRQKTEKLPQTRLRDEINLTLETVLKEDIKPLDSTKKQFLICMNSLHGNLKTNPFKLEMKESPIYCGDIPPWKPLDPTIPSYLVPLKVGKMEGRQLEAGYAVFPMPKEKTELSVKVYNLELRSEDRLHLCPRKTVLSVYKVFSWAIQKLNRHYTSMTFETSGTGRHSAMMDLDLKLEFRDDVPHLLLVLPEGQLVEIIPAIAVTKRGPFYITRPFENDINPNSDMRWRINYSMNEEAIMRAISTGDKLQRLNAAKLLAYICRKEWQLRYITSYHIKTVLLHESDFEIDSTPRWQRFSMDDCLKTLIRRLQDYVRRKDLPHFFDEDINLFEHIPNRAFTFMRNALDRLLREDEELARVVQRTRLPKIVY; this comes from the coding sequence ATGACAGTTCGGATACTAAGACACGAATATCTTCCGTCTCTTCATCGACAGAAAACGGAAAAACTTCCACAAACACGTCTTCGAGATGAAATTAATTTGACGCTTGAGACTGTCCTTAAAGAGGACATCAAACCTTTGGACTCTACAAAGAAACAATTTCTAATATGCATGAATTCGCTTCATGggaatttaaaaacaaacccGTTCAAACTTGAAATGAAAGAAAGTCCAATTTATTGTGGAGATATTCCACCATGGAAACCGTTAGATCCAACAATACCTTCGTATTTAGTGCCCTTAAAAGTCGGCAAAATGGAAGGAAGACAACTTGAAGCGGGATATGCAGTGTTCCCGATGCCAAAGGAGAAAACAGAACTAAGTGTAAAGGTTTATAATTTAGAGCTCAGATCAGAAGATCGACTTCATCTTTGTCCTAGAAAAACTGTTTTGTCGGTTTATAAGGTATTCTCGTGGGCAATACAGAAATTAAATCGACACTACACATCAATGACATTTGAGACTTCCGGTACAGGACGACACAGTGCGATGATGGACCTCGATTTGAAACTTGAATTTAGAGACGATGTGCCGCATTTACTTCTGGTTTTACCGGAAGGTCAACTTGTCGAAATCATTCCTGCAATAGCTGTGACTAAACGCGGTCCATTTTATATCACACGTCcatttgaaaatgatattaaTCCAAACTCGGATATGAGATGGCGGATAAATTACTCTATGAACGAAGAAGCAATAATGCGCGCCATTTCAACAGGCGATAAGCTTCAGAGATTAAATGCGGCTAAGCTGCTTGCTTACATTTGTCGGAAGGAATGGCAATTAAGATACATTACATCTTATCATATTAAAACAGTTCTTCTGCACGAGTCAGACTTTGAAATTGATTCCACTCCGCGTTGGCAGAGATTTTCAATGGATGattgtttaaaaactttaatccGGCGTCTGCAAGATTACGTAAGACGAAAGGATCTTCCACATTTTTTCGATGAAGATATTAACTTATTTGAGCATATTCCTAATCGTGCATTCACATTTATGAGAAACGCTTTAGATAGATTACTTCGAGAGGACGAGGAACTAGCCAGAGTTGTTCAAAGAACACGACTCCCAAAAATTGTATATtga
- the LOC143075256 gene encoding coadhesin-like isoform X2: MLIFGNNLLIVILFFKPSDCTSLQESDNCMCSEWSEWTDYTSCSAHCGSGIKSRNRLRKCDDDNIDTTQATICINNSTQYQVCNTQECGCEKICSSWSGWSEGKCSLMCGGGTLTATRTRQCHGSIGCIERDQASKPCNTQPCVGCSCDLWSQWSDFGLCSSMCGHGEQTRNRTRECAPKLQCLGASTEYASSHCNLGVCCNDACTPWSPWRGLTCSTTCDYGTAKLRRTRICALPSCNDTEDSIGECKTRTCTETCDSTCTQWGTWTWFPCTQSCNGGTRIRQRIRTCTFPDCLGEDIHSATCNNFKCIECNDTLACSVWSNWIDGDCSESCDVGKQIRTRNRTCIIPECKAEDAYEEICKRKTCEETCDSTCSAWSDWYQGRCSQTCDEGSLLQHRNRTCIHDDCQNIEKKSLPCLNQKPCPATCNKYCSLWTGWKSFDCSVMCGGGTLIWTRVRQCDHSECQPTETTTSLCNTQNCDDQCTGECSTWSDWGDGICSVTCGNGTKVSTRNRTCNLSICTTEETKFENCTELQCSEHIDCDVTCDTWSNWLESLCSTSCDYGIVIKNRTRACNAYMDTCPGVEIMSERCRNTTCPETCDIICTSWSDWYDEECSASCDIGSTHRVRTRQCPESDCKISNVIMVPCQKMSCSDIIQDDQEHQHVTTSSNPCQQGTALYIVHPSDCTKFIQCSNGQNFEMQCPQTTGWNPLLNACDHKRNIPGCT, encoded by the exons ATGCTAATTTTTGGAAATAATTTGCTAATTGTGATTTTATTCTTCAAACCAAGTGATTGTACTTCCTTGCAGGA ATCAGACAACTGTATGTGTTCCGAGTGGTCAGAGTGGACAGACTACACATCATGCTCTGCTCACTGTGGGAGTGGTATAAAATCAAGGAATCGGCTCAGAAAATGTGACGATGACAATATAGACACTACACAAGCCACCATTTGTATTAACAATTCTACACAATATCAAGTCTGTAACACTCAAGAATGTG GATGTGAGAAAATTTGTTCTTCTTGGAGTGGTTGGAGTGAAGGGAAATGTTCACTCATGTGTGGAGGAGGTACACTTACAGCAACCAGAACGAGGCAATGTCATGGGTCAATTGGTTGTATTGAAAGAGACCAAGCGAGTAAGCCATGTAATACACAACCATGTGTTGGATGCTCGTGTGATTTATGGTCACAATGGTCAGATTTTGGTCTATGTTCTTCAATGTGTGGTCATGGTGAACAGACACGTAATAGGACCAGAGAATGTGCGCCAAAACTTCAGTGTTTAGGAGCTTCAACAGAGTATGCATCATCTCATTGTAATCTTGGTGTTT GTTGTAATGATGCGTGTACACCATGGTCGCCTTGGAGAGGATTGACTTGTTCCACCACATGCGACTACGGTACCGCAAAACTAAGACGAACGCGGATATGTGCTCTTCCGTCTTGTAATGACACAGAAGACAGCATAGGAGAATGCAAAACGCGTACATGTACAG AAACTTGTGATTCAACATGTACACAATGGGGAACATGGACATGGTTCCCTTGTACGCAGTCTTGTAATGGAGGAACCAGGATTAGACAAAGAATTAGAACGTGTACTTTTCCAGATTGTCTCGGGGAAGATATACATAGCGCAACATGCAATAATTTCAAATGTATTG AATGCAACGATACTCTTGCGTGTTCTGTTTGGAGTAACTGGATAGACGGGGATTGTTCAGAGTCATGTGATGTGGGCAAACAAATCCGAACTAGAAATCGAACATGTATCATACCAGAATGCAAGGCGGAAGATGCATATGAGGAAATCTGCAAACGTAAAACATGTGAAG aaacatgTGACTCAACATGCAGTGCCTGGTCAGACTGGTATCAGGGTCGATGTAGCCAAACATGTGACGAGGGATCATTATTACAACATAGAAATAGGACATGCATCCATGATGATTGTCAAAACATAGAGAAAAAATCCTTGCCATGTTTAAACCAAAAACCTTGTCCAG CAACTTGCAACAAGTATTGTTCTCTGTGGACTGGATGGAAGAGTTTCGACTGTTCTGTCATGTGTGGCGGTGGAACATTAATCTGGACGAGAGTTAGACAATGTGATCATTCTGAATGTCAACCGACAGAAACAACAACATCTCTGTGTAATACACAAAACTGTGACG ATCAGTGTACAGGTGAATGCTCAACATGGTCAGACTGGGGTGATGGAATCTGTTCAGTTACCTGTGGTAATGGTACCAAAGTCTCCACTAGAAATCGGACATGTAATCTGTCTATATGTACAACTGAAGAAACGAAATTTGAAAATTGCACAGAACTGCAATGCTCAG AACACATTGATTGTGATGTCACCTGTGATACCTGGAGTAATTGGCTGGAGAGTTTGTGTTCAACGTCTTGTGATTACGGAATTGTGATAAAAAATAGAACAAGAGCATGCAACGCCTACATGGACACGTGTCCTGGTGTTGAAATCATGTCGGAACGATGCCGGAACACAACATGTCCAG aaacttgtgatataatttgtaCTTCATGGTCTGACTGGTACGATGAAGAATGCTCAGCTTCATGTGACATTGGCTCAACACATAGAGTTAGAACAAGACAATGTCCAGAGAGTGATTGCAAGATATCAAATGTTATTATGGTCCCGTGTCAGAAAATGTCATGCAGTGATATCATACAGGATGACCAAG AACATCAACATGTAACCACAAGCTCTAATCCATGTCAACAAGGGACCGCTCTTTATATAGTACATCCATCAGACTGTACCAAGTTCATACAGTGTTCCAATGGACAGAACTTTGAAATGCAGTGTCCACAAACGACAGGATGGAATCCACTGTTAAATGCATGTGATCATAAACGTAATATACCCGGATGCACTTAA
- the LOC143075256 gene encoding A disintegrin and metalloproteinase with thrombospondin motifs adt-1-like isoform X1, translated as MLIFGNNLLIVILFFKPSDCTSLQESDNCMCSEWSEWTDYTSCSAHCGSGIKSRNRLRKCDDDNIDTTQATICINNSTQYQVCNTQECGCEKICSSWSGWSEGKCSLMCGGGTLTATRTRQCHGSIGCIERDQASKPCNTQPCVGCSCDLWSQWSDFGLCSSMCGHGEQTRNRTRECAPKLQCLGASTEYASSHCNLGVCCNDACTPWSPWRGLTCSTTCDYGTAKLRRTRICALPSCNDTEDSIGECKTRTCTETCDSTCTQWGTWTWFPCTQSCNGGTRIRQRIRTCTFPDCLGEDIHSATCNNFKCIECNDTLACSVWSNWIDGDCSESCDVGKQIRTRNRTCIIPECKAEDAYEEICKRKTCEETCDSTCSAWSDWYQGRCSQTCDEGSLLQHRNRTCIHDDCQNIEKKSLPCLNQKPCPATCNKYCSLWTGWKSFDCSVMCGGGTLIWTRVRQCDHSECQPTETTTSLCNTQNCDEKCDLICSKWSAWSLMGECSASCGVGTQAKSRKRLCSQDDCVVADQQLDSCMLSTCPDQCTGECSTWSDWGDGICSVTCGNGTKVSTRNRTCNLSICTTEETKFENCTELQCSEHIDCDVTCDTWSNWLESLCSTSCDYGIVIKNRTRACNAYMDTCPGVEIMSERCRNTTCPETCDIICTSWSDWYDEECSASCDIGSTHRVRTRQCPESDCKISNVIMVPCQKMSCSDIIQDDQEHQHVTTSSNPCQQGTALYIVHPSDCTKFIQCSNGQNFEMQCPQTTGWNPLLNACDHKRNIPGCT; from the exons ATGCTAATTTTTGGAAATAATTTGCTAATTGTGATTTTATTCTTCAAACCAAGTGATTGTACTTCCTTGCAGGA ATCAGACAACTGTATGTGTTCCGAGTGGTCAGAGTGGACAGACTACACATCATGCTCTGCTCACTGTGGGAGTGGTATAAAATCAAGGAATCGGCTCAGAAAATGTGACGATGACAATATAGACACTACACAAGCCACCATTTGTATTAACAATTCTACACAATATCAAGTCTGTAACACTCAAGAATGTG GATGTGAGAAAATTTGTTCTTCTTGGAGTGGTTGGAGTGAAGGGAAATGTTCACTCATGTGTGGAGGAGGTACACTTACAGCAACCAGAACGAGGCAATGTCATGGGTCAATTGGTTGTATTGAAAGAGACCAAGCGAGTAAGCCATGTAATACACAACCATGTGTTGGATGCTCGTGTGATTTATGGTCACAATGGTCAGATTTTGGTCTATGTTCTTCAATGTGTGGTCATGGTGAACAGACACGTAATAGGACCAGAGAATGTGCGCCAAAACTTCAGTGTTTAGGAGCTTCAACAGAGTATGCATCATCTCATTGTAATCTTGGTGTTT GTTGTAATGATGCGTGTACACCATGGTCGCCTTGGAGAGGATTGACTTGTTCCACCACATGCGACTACGGTACCGCAAAACTAAGACGAACGCGGATATGTGCTCTTCCGTCTTGTAATGACACAGAAGACAGCATAGGAGAATGCAAAACGCGTACATGTACAG AAACTTGTGATTCAACATGTACACAATGGGGAACATGGACATGGTTCCCTTGTACGCAGTCTTGTAATGGAGGAACCAGGATTAGACAAAGAATTAGAACGTGTACTTTTCCAGATTGTCTCGGGGAAGATATACATAGCGCAACATGCAATAATTTCAAATGTATTG AATGCAACGATACTCTTGCGTGTTCTGTTTGGAGTAACTGGATAGACGGGGATTGTTCAGAGTCATGTGATGTGGGCAAACAAATCCGAACTAGAAATCGAACATGTATCATACCAGAATGCAAGGCGGAAGATGCATATGAGGAAATCTGCAAACGTAAAACATGTGAAG aaacatgTGACTCAACATGCAGTGCCTGGTCAGACTGGTATCAGGGTCGATGTAGCCAAACATGTGACGAGGGATCATTATTACAACATAGAAATAGGACATGCATCCATGATGATTGTCAAAACATAGAGAAAAAATCCTTGCCATGTTTAAACCAAAAACCTTGTCCAG CAACTTGCAACAAGTATTGTTCTCTGTGGACTGGATGGAAGAGTTTCGACTGTTCTGTCATGTGTGGCGGTGGAACATTAATCTGGACGAGAGTTAGACAATGTGATCATTCTGAATGTCAACCGACAGAAACAACAACATCTCTGTGTAATACACAAAACTGTGACG aaaaatgtgATTTAATATGTTCGAAATGGTCTGCATGGTCATTGATGGGCGAATGTTCAGCTTCTTGTGGTGTGGGTACTCAGGCTAAATCAAGGAAGAGACTTTGTTCCCAGGATGATTGTGTTGTTGCTGATCAGCAATTGGACAGTTGTATGCTTAGTACCTGTCCAG ATCAGTGTACAGGTGAATGCTCAACATGGTCAGACTGGGGTGATGGAATCTGTTCAGTTACCTGTGGTAATGGTACCAAAGTCTCCACTAGAAATCGGACATGTAATCTGTCTATATGTACAACTGAAGAAACGAAATTTGAAAATTGCACAGAACTGCAATGCTCAG AACACATTGATTGTGATGTCACCTGTGATACCTGGAGTAATTGGCTGGAGAGTTTGTGTTCAACGTCTTGTGATTACGGAATTGTGATAAAAAATAGAACAAGAGCATGCAACGCCTACATGGACACGTGTCCTGGTGTTGAAATCATGTCGGAACGATGCCGGAACACAACATGTCCAG aaacttgtgatataatttgtaCTTCATGGTCTGACTGGTACGATGAAGAATGCTCAGCTTCATGTGACATTGGCTCAACACATAGAGTTAGAACAAGACAATGTCCAGAGAGTGATTGCAAGATATCAAATGTTATTATGGTCCCGTGTCAGAAAATGTCATGCAGTGATATCATACAGGATGACCAAG AACATCAACATGTAACCACAAGCTCTAATCCATGTCAACAAGGGACCGCTCTTTATATAGTACATCCATCAGACTGTACCAAGTTCATACAGTGTTCCAATGGACAGAACTTTGAAATGCAGTGTCCACAAACGACAGGATGGAATCCACTGTTAAATGCATGTGATCATAAACGTAATATACCCGGATGCACTTAA
- the LOC143075271 gene encoding E3 ubiquitin-protein ligase RNF217-like isoform X2 translates to MMLNLYLHGIDSKIIALAIEEDACLTELKSLIHEKTSISSEDLRVFYLSAESLTEYCRSVLLSGKLEFRCPHMNPKPCDELWEFSIIKTCAALTTEEQREFETKLSINYLSNFIGMQQCSNCQSYCARVNEKTVRTLCPVCTMKSNSAVEFCWSCRRTWQTSKTTDCGNLNCPSEDPKKKILRECNEKDISGVKCPSIRACPKCGLMIEHTDGCKQMQCTCKQKFCFLCLQMANNQGSYVCGTNYNKCERAPAQVEIP, encoded by the exons ATGATGTTAAACTTGTATTTAcatggaattgatagtaaaatcATTGCTTTAGCAATTGAGGag GATGCATGTCTAACAGAATTGAAGTCTCTAATTCACGAAAAAACTTCCATAAGTTCCGAGGACCTGCGAGTGTTTTATCTCA GTGCTGAATCCCTTACTGAATATTGCAGAAGTGTTTTATTGAGTGGAAAATTAGAGTTCAGATGTCCCCATATGAATCCGAAACCATGCGACGAACTGTGGGAATTTAGCATCATCAAAACATGCGCAGCACTAACAACAGAAGAACAAAGAGAATTTGAAACGAAACTTTCTATAAACTATCTATCTAACTTTATTGGAATGCAACAGTGCTCGAATTGTCAGTCTTATTGTGCACGTGTCAATGAAAAAACTGTACGCACTCTTTGTCCAGTTTGTACGATGAAGAGTAATTCTGCCGTCGAATTCTGTTGGTCTTGTCGTCGGACATGGCAGACATCAAAAACTACTGACTGTGGTAATTTAAATTGTCCCAGTGAAGATCCCAAGAAAAAGATATTGCGTGAATGCAATGAAAAGGATATTAGTGGAGTAAAGTGTCCATCAATTAGAGCTTGTCCGAAATGTGGACTTATGATCGAACACACTGACGGTTGTAAACAAAtgcaatgtacatgtaaacagaaattttgttttctttgtttgcaAATGGCAAATAATCAAGGTTCTTATGTATGTGGGACAAATTATAACAAATGCGAAAGAGCTCCAGCTCAGGTAGAAATTCCAtga
- the LOC143075271 gene encoding uncharacterized protein LOC143075271 isoform X1: MMLNLYLHGIDSKIIALAIEEDACLTELKSLIHEKTSISSEDLRVFYLSKELTNIEGNERELRLSDYNIPNKGNLVVVLRLQPGPYKTDLTRESWSVKDKDVVTPEKLEIIPLKKLLDLDVELSSEPDMITFEDDPDAQRARMPCGHAIGAESLTEYCRSVLLSGKLEFRCPHMNPKPCDELWEFSIIKTCAALTTEEQREFETKLSINYLSNFIGMQQCSNCQSYCARVNEKTVRTLCPVCTMKSNSAVEFCWSCRRTWQTSKTTDCGNLNCPSEDPKKKILRECNEKDISGVKCPSIRACPKCGLMIEHTDGCKQMQCTCKQKFCFLCLQMANNQGSYVCGTNYNKCERAPAQVEIP, translated from the exons ATGATGTTAAACTTGTATTTAcatggaattgatagtaaaatcATTGCTTTAGCAATTGAGGag GATGCATGTCTAACAGAATTGAAGTCTCTAATTCACGAAAAAACTTCCATAAGTTCCGAGGACCTGCGAGTGTTTTATCTCA GTAAGGAACTCACCAATATTGAAGGCAATGAGAGAGAGCTAAGGTTGTCAGACTATAACATCCCGAATAAAGGAAATTTAGTGGTGGTATTACGTCTTCAGCCAGGACCATACAAAACTGATCTTACGAGAGAGTCCTGGTCGGTGAAAGATAAGGATGTCGTCACTCCAGAGAAATTAGAAATCATTCCATTAAAAAAGTTGTTAGACCTTGACGTTGAGCTTTCCTCAGAGCCTGATATGATTACGTTTGAAGACGACCCAGATGCGCAAAGAGCAAGAATGCCGTGCGGTCATGCAATAG GTGCTGAATCCCTTACTGAATATTGCAGAAGTGTTTTATTGAGTGGAAAATTAGAGTTCAGATGTCCCCATATGAATCCGAAACCATGCGACGAACTGTGGGAATTTAGCATCATCAAAACATGCGCAGCACTAACAACAGAAGAACAAAGAGAATTTGAAACGAAACTTTCTATAAACTATCTATCTAACTTTATTGGAATGCAACAGTGCTCGAATTGTCAGTCTTATTGTGCACGTGTCAATGAAAAAACTGTACGCACTCTTTGTCCAGTTTGTACGATGAAGAGTAATTCTGCCGTCGAATTCTGTTGGTCTTGTCGTCGGACATGGCAGACATCAAAAACTACTGACTGTGGTAATTTAAATTGTCCCAGTGAAGATCCCAAGAAAAAGATATTGCGTGAATGCAATGAAAAGGATATTAGTGGAGTAAAGTGTCCATCAATTAGAGCTTGTCCGAAATGTGGACTTATGATCGAACACACTGACGGTTGTAAACAAAtgcaatgtacatgtaaacagaaattttgttttctttgtttgcaAATGGCAAATAATCAAGGTTCTTATGTATGTGGGACAAATTATAACAAATGCGAAAGAGCTCCAGCTCAGGTAGAAATTCCAtga